In the genome of Cryptococcus deuterogattii R265 chromosome 6, complete sequence, one region contains:
- a CDS encoding nuclear membrane protein, whose product MEPRDRSAPMDIDPPVYNTDRLDAFVYKHNDGPARKRLHTEIENQPFHPQPTQGFAQFNSSLNSAPLLLAALNTPKKAPAYDPSQWYSQGQGSRTPATSLVTQEVDMDSPARRGPSSETAGSVVDEPADGGEKERENVTEEKKPRKFAKGAVTRTNRKRQQSKKEQMRSESGDDRGIVRQGDSATPAAFTKSEHHYSVHMAAPSLRHSEIPALLLGYLQFFVNASIVLFCIYLAILFVLTVRRDVKDKMNEYSVEILQEIAECTNMYLTNMCSSNKIPHMDAPCRAWEACMNRDPTVVGRINIIAETFAGVINSFVEPISWKTMSFTLVTLTFLVILTNSALFNLRARASHHETPAPAAPAFWPPHGHFMPQLPPNIPQAPMVGEAQAEGRGEREPRQIGWTGEKEKKGWW is encoded by the exons ATGGAGCCCAGAGACAGGTCGGCGCCTATGGACATTGACCCTCCAGTGTACAACACAGACAGGCTCGACGCATTCGTGTACAAGCACAATGACGGTCCAGCGAGAAAAC gCCTGCACACCGAGATCGAAAACCAGCCGTTCCACCCACAGCCCACCCAGGGATTCGCACAATTCAACAGCTCACTCAATTCTGCACCTCTGCTTCTCGCAGCCCTCAACACGCCGAAAAAGGCGCCGGCGTATGACCCGTCGCAATGGTACTCTCAAGGGCAAGGTAGCCGGACACCGGCGACCTCGTTGGTCACGCAAGAAGTGGATATGGATAGTCCAGCAAGGCGGGGTCCATCTTCAGAGACAGCAGGCTCGGTTGTTGATGAGCCTGCTGACGgtggggaaaaggaaagggagaatgtgacagaggagaagaagcctAGAAAGTTTGCAAAAGGTGCTGTGACGAGAACGAATCGGAAACGACAGCAGTcaaagaaggaacagaTGCGTTCAGAGAGCGGCGAT GATCGAGGGATTGTGCGACAAGGTGATTCGGCGACGCCTGCTGCATTCACAAAATCCGAACACCATTATAGTGTGCATATGGCTGCCCCTTCTCTCAGACATTCCGAAATACCAGCACTCCTGTTGGG GTACCTTCAATTCTTTGTAAACGCATCGATTGTTCTCTTCTGCATCTATCTCGCAATCCTGTTTGTGTTGACTGTAAGACGAGATGTCAAGGATAAAATGAACGAGTATTCTGTCG AAATATTGCAGGAGATTGCCGAATGTACCAACATGTACTTGACAAATATGTGTAGCTCAAACAAGATACCCCATAT GGACGCTCCATGTAGAGCCTGGGAAGCTTGCATGAATCGAGATCCAACTGTTGTTGGAAGAATCAACATTATCGCCGAAACGTTTGCTGGTGTTATCAACAGTTTTGTAGAACCCATCAGCTGGAAAACGATG AGTTTCACGCTAGTGACTTTGACATTCCTTGTCATTCTCACCAACTCTGCGCTTTTCAACCTCCGAGCGAGGGCATCTCACCATGAGACACCTGCGCCAGCTGCACCTGCTTTCTGGCCTCCCCACGGGCACTTTATGCCTCAGCTACCGCCGAACATTCCGCAAGCACCGATGGTTGGAGAAGCGCAGGCTGAGGGTCgtggggagagggagcCGCGGCAGATTGGGTGGAcgggcgagaaggagaagaagggatggtggTGA
- a CDS encoding homoserine O-acetyltransferase yields the protein MTRPPLPRNLNIPRWKPPKPHLAKYHPPPPRPATDYPHFHPPTSPQLPPRRQPAFNPGGFGLQSQPAPAPAPTSFWDKGKERERQIDEIQKRDDQLRREEEMIEGKSPKEGREEAEACYVPPPATLHYVASHSLPLLYSPSPLPPFTIAYETWGTLNSDASNAILLHTGLSASSHVASRGNDVSPSTSSKPGWWEDFVGPGKSIDTDKFFVICTNVLGGCFGSTGPSSPYPPGEGETRWATRFPLLSIHDMTRAQISLMDHLGINKLYASIGSSMGGMQSLSLAYLAPERVGRIVSISACGRSGLNGVGMRYAQRSVLMADPNWNRGFYYDGVPPHNGMKLARQIATITYRSGPEWEQRFGRQMISEQDAQLDAQGNPGVPRLSPDFLIETYLDHQGERFCLTYDANSLIYISKAMDLFDMTGPALTALAKRFNDAYPDSAPFPYPDDPISVSCCAPRGAAEAHQHTPEEQERLEKETKKKLARFIPTSKSPHLGDLAQGLQRLKDIPALVLGVQSDVLFPVEQQRELSDALKLTGNSKVTYYELGGVWGHDTFLLDVQNVGGAIRGFLH from the exons ATGACACGTCCGCCCCTCCCACGCAACCTCAACATCCCGCGTTGGAAGCCCCCCAAGCCGCACCTTGCAAAGTACCACCCTCCACCACCGCGCCCAGCCACAGACTATCCTCATTTCCACCCGCCCACGTCTCCACAGCTCCCACCAAGGAGACAGCCAGCATTCAATCCAGGTGGATTCGGACTCCAGAGTCAGCCGGCACCGGCACCAGCTCCCACGTCGTTCTGGgacaagggaaaggagcGCGAGAGGCAGATTGACGAGATtcagaaaagagatgacCAACTtcgacgagaagaagaaatgattGAAGGAAAGTCCcccaaggaaggaagagaagaagccgaagcATGCTATGTG CCGCCACCTGCGACGTTACATTACGTTGCCTCCCACTCGTTGCCTCTTCTTtactctccctcccctcttcctccgttCACCATCGCCTACGAAACATGGGGTACGCTCAACTCTGACGCGTCAAACgccattctcctccacaCAGGATTATCTGCTTCTTCACATGTCGCTTCACGAGGCAATGACGTCTCGCCGtccacttcctccaagCCTGGATGGTGGGAGGACTTTGTCGGCCCGGGCAAGAGTATCGATACGGACAAATTTTTCGTTATTTGCACCAATGTCCTCGGTGGCTGTTTCGGCAGCACGGGCCCGAGCTCGCCTTACCCGCCTGGAGAGGGTGAGACACGATGGGCGACTCGATTCCCGTTGCTCAGTATACACGATATGACGCGTGCCCAGATCTCGCTTATGGATCACTTGGGGATCAATAAACTCTATGCGAGTATAGGGAGCAGTATGGGTGGTATGCAGAGTTTGAGTTTGGCTTATTTGGCGCCGGAGAGGGTTGGCCGGATTGTTAGTATCTCTGCGTGTGGGAGGAGTGGTTTGAACGGTGTGGGTATGAGGTATGCCCAGAGGAGTG TTCTCATGGCCGATCCCAATTGGAATAGAGGATTCTACTATGACGGCGTGCCCCCTCACAACGGCATGAAATTGGCTCGAC AGATTGCAACCATCACCTACCGATCAGGCCCAGAGTGGGAGCAAAGGTTTGGCCGTCAGATGATCTCTGAACAAGACGCTCAGCTGGATGCACAAGGAAACCCTGGCGTGCCCAGGTTGAGTCCCGATTTCTTGATCGAGACTTACCTCGACCATCAG GGAGAACGTTTCTGCCTGACGTATGACGCCAATTCTCTCATCTACATCTCCAAAGCTATGGACCTGTTTGATATGACAGGTCCAGCCCTCACCGCACTCGCCAAGCGATTCAACGACGCGTACCCCGACTCGGCTCCCTTTCCTTATCCCGATGACCCCATTTCCGTCTCGTGCTGTGCTCCGCGGGGCGCTGCCGAGGCGCATCAGCATACACCAGAAGAACAGGAAAggctggaaaaggaaaccAAGAAGAAACTTGCGAGGTTTATCCCTACGTCTAAATCCCCGCACTTGGGCGATTTGGCCCAGGGTTTGcagaggttgaaggataTCCCCGCCTTGGTTCTCGGTGTTCAGAGTGATGTCTTGTTCCCCGTAGAGCAGCAGAGAGAACTGTCGGATGCGCTCAAGTTGACGGGGAACTCAAAGGTGACGTATTACGAGCTTGGCGGAGTTTGGGGTCATGATACGTTTTTGCTGGACGTGCAGAATGTAGGCGGGGCGATTAGGGGTTTCTTGCATTAG
- a CDS encoding autophagy-like protein 18 Atg18, with the protein MSRLAKRHPDLLSCNFNQDYSCIAVGHRKGYTILNCDPFGKVHANNDQGATGIVEMLFCTSLVALVGAAENQPSNSPRKLQIVNTKRQSTICELIFPTSVLAVKMNRKRLIVVLENEIYIYDISTMKLLHTIETGPNPNAVCALSSSSERSYLAYPSPAPSASSTPLSSSAIPAPPPAPTTGDVLLFDTISLTALNVIQAHKTPIASLALNSTGTMLATASDKGTVVRVFSVPDAKKLWQFRRGSSSARIFSINFNLMSTLLAVSSDTSTIHIYRLANSRKGGAGAGSGGGKDGKDVDDVAAEEARSPTPSETPSASSPPLAAGKLDSHSSAASSLRRRSYHLGKSFVGGVGGYLPKSVSEMWEPQRDFAFIKLRGNHGRTVVAMSATVPQVMVISSEGLFQAYNIDLENGGECSLMKEFALLGSEDFGNGSNGI; encoded by the exons ATGTCCCGCCTTGCCAAGCGCCATCCAGACCTGCTC AGCTGCAACTTCAACCAGGACTACTCGTGCATCGCAGTCGGCCACAGGAAGGGGTACACCATTCTCAACTGCGACCCCTTCGGAAAAGTCCACGCGAACA ATGACCAGGGCGCAACAGGTATCGTCGAGATGCTCTTCTGCACATCCCTCGTCGCCCTCGTCGGCGCAGCGGAGAACCAGCCGTCCAATAGCCCTAGGAAACTTCAGATCGTCAATACCAAG CGCCAATCAACCATCTGCGAACTCATCTTCCCGACATCCGTCTTGGCCGTCAAGATGAATAGAAAGCGGCTGATTGTAGTGCTAGAGAATGAGATTTACATTTACGACATCTCAACCATGAAGCTACTGCACACCATCGAGACCGGACCCAATCCTAACG CTGTATGTGCtttgtcatcctcctctgaGCGGTCCTATCTCGCCTACCCATCCCCTGCGCCATCAGCCTCCTCAACACCTCTTTCGTCTTCCGCTATCCCTGCGCCACCACCAGCTCCCACAACCGGTGAcgttcttctctttgacaCCATCTCGCTCACCGCTCTCAATGTCATTCAAGCGCACAAGACGCCCATCGCTTCCCTCGCTCTCAACTCTACAGGCACTATGCTTGCCACCGCTTCTGACAAGGGCACTGTCGTTCGCGTATTCAGCGTACCAGACGCCAAGAAGTTGTGGCAATTTAGACGGGGCTCTTCCAGCGCAAGAATCTTTAGTATAAACTTTAACCTCATGAGCACTTTGCTCGCCGTTTCTTCCGACACGAGTACAATACACATTTACCGACTCGCCAATTCGCGTAAaggtggtgctggtgccGGCAGCGGCGGTGGGAAGGACGGAAAGGACGTGGATGATGTCgcggcagaagaagctcgtAGCCCGACACCCTCTGAAACGCCTTCCGCCTCATCACCACCTCTTGCAGCCGGTAAGCTTGACTCTCATTCCTCCGCAGCGTCATCCCTCAGGCGGCGGTCGTATCATCTCGGCAAGTCGTTTGTCGGCGGAGTCGGTGGCTACTTGCCAAAGAGTGTATCGGAAATGTGGGAACCCCAGAGGGATTTTGCATTCATAAAGCTCAGAGGGAATCACGGACGGACTGTCGTTGCCATGAGCGC GACGGTGCCTCAAGTCATGGTCATCAGTTCCGAAGGGTTATTCCAGGCATACAATATCGATTTGGAGAATGGCGGCGAGTGTtcgttgatgaaggagtttGC GTTATTGGGTAGCGAGGATTTTGGAAATGGATCCAACGGGATTTAA
- a CDS encoding monosaccharide transporter, translating into MFFNKNNDKPKQRRHAPDRDDIPSLEELGVQLHPDTARYVADSQALADAIGGNGLKDIFNSGLVLIAAFSTCMGGLLFGFDQGILSIVLTMSQFLGQFPDVDANANSSAAFNKGIMTALLELGAFIGALLAGFVADRYSRKKAIAFGSVWFVIGAILQTTSYSFAQLVVGRFIGGVGVGLLSAVAPMYISEISPPNIRGSLLAMEAVTIVGGIVVMFYITYGSRYLSGDWSFRLPFLVQIAPCILLTIGLWKLPYSPRWLAQVGRDEDSLHALMRLRGFPVTDPRLQAEWISIRAEAIQNREVIVKAHPSLQGDDFTSELKLEIASWVDMFKPKLIRRTIIGPILMVFQQFSGINALIYYSPTLFEQLGLDYEMQIDMSGVLNIIQFVACIVAFFIIDRVGRKPLLLFGSTANTICHVIVAVVMAKFSHDWVRYSKEAWVAVAFIFIYIFTYGVGWAPVPWAMPAEVHTSSRRAKGVAITTCSNWLGNFIIGLITPPMLQNIKFGTFLFFGACTFLSGVYVWFFCPEPKGKTLEQMDQVFHSNSAHEDNLAKSDIQEIILSSSGSEPVSGSASVEKVGDKHIQQEWVETV; encoded by the exons ATGTTCTTCAACAAAAACAATGACAAGCCAAAACAGCGAAGACATGCTCCTGATAGGGACGACATCCCGAGTCTAGAAGAACTAGGTGTTCAACTTCATCCTGATACTGCTCGCTATGTGGCAGACAGCCAGGCATTGGCTGATGCAATCGGTGGTAACG GTCTAAAGGACATATTCAACAGTGGGCTTGTCTTAATTGCCGCCTTTTCTACCTGTATGGGTGGTCTGCTCTTCGGTTTTGACCAGGGTATCCTCTCTATTGTCCTTACCATGAGTCAATTCCTCGGGCAGTTCCCGGATGTCGATGCCAATGCCAactcttctgctgctttCAACAAAGG TATCATGACCGCTCTTTTGGAACTGGGCGCTTTTATTGGAGCTCTTCTAGCGGGTTTTGTTGCAGACAGGTATTCTCGTAAAAAGGCTATCG CTTTCGGTTCCGTGTGGTTTGTTATTGGAGCTATTCTCCAGACCACATCCTACTCCTTTGCCCAGCTGGTCGTTGGCCGATTCATCGGtggtgttggtgttggCCTTCTCTCTGCTGTGGCTCCAATGTATATTAGTGAAATTTCGCCACCAAACATTCGAGGCTCATTGCTCGCCATGGAGGCTGTCACTATAGTCGGCGGTATAGTCGTCATGTTCTATATT ACTTACGGCTCCCGATACCTCTCTGGTGACTGGAGTTTCCGActtcctttcctcgtcCAGATAGCTCCCTGTATCCTCTTGACAATCGGTCTTTGGAAACTACCTTATTCTCCTCGATGGCTTGCTCAAGTGGGCCGCGACGAAGATTCTCTTCACGCTCTCATGCGTCTTCGAGGATTCCCTGTGACCGACCCTCGTCTGCAGGCCGAGTGGATCAGCATCCGAGCTGAGGCCATTCAAAACCGAGAAGTTATTGTCAAGGCCCACCCTTCCCTTCAAGGCGATGACTTTACCTCCGAACTAAAACTTGAGATTGCTTCTTGGGTCGACATGTTTAAGCCCAAGCTAATCAGGCGGACCATCATCGGTCCAATCTTGATGGTGTTCCAGCAATTTTCTGGTATCAACGCT CTCATCTACTACTCCCCTACCCTCTTTGAACAACTCGGCCTCGACTATGAGATGCAGATTGACATGAGCGGTGTACTCAACATTATTCAATTCGTCGCCTGTATTGTCGCCTTTTTCATCATTGACAGAGTAGGACGaaagcctcttcttcttttcggaTCTACTGCCAACACCATTTGCCATGTCATTGTGGCTGTCGTTATGGCCAAGTTCAGTCACGATTGGGTTCGATACAGCAAGGAGGCATGGGTGGCTGTCGCCTTTATTTTCATTTACATCTTCACCTACGGTGTTGGTTGGGCTCCCGTACCTTGGGCCATGC CTGCCGAGGTTCACACTTCAAGTCGACGAGCCAAGGGTGTCGCAATCACGACTTGCTCCAACTGGTTGGGCAACTTTATTATTGGTCTTATCACCCCGCCCATGCTTCAGAACATCAAGTTTGGcactttcctcttcttcggcgCCTGTACATTCCTTTCCGGTGTCTATGTTTGGTTCTTCTGCCCTGAGCCCAA GGGTAAAACGCTCGAGCAGATGGACCAAGTCTTCCACTCCAACTCCGCTCATGAAGACAACCTCGCCAAATCGGATATTCAGGAGATCATCTTGAGCTCTTCCGGTTCTGAACCAGTATCCGGCTCGGCAAGCGTTGAAAAGGTTGGCGACAAGCATATTCAGCAAGAATGGGTGGAGACTGTTTGA
- a CDS encoding cell cycle arrest protein BUB3: MSSDQVLQPPVDGISSIAFSPDSSHLLVSSWDGTIQLHDLSGHPQPPKIFTHPAAVLTACFGSTTNVGFSAGLDKRIRRWDFDTGLVQVLGKHDDAVQSIVWCPQYNVLISASWDSTIKVWDPSSDTPLKSTQPLPARAYNLAYAPSSSRLLVSMAHRHVYVYDVAKLAVATDKIPASQERESALKFMTRSIATMADGKGWASGSLEGRIAVEYIDPADQGSKYAFRAHRQNVDGTDCVFPINALAYHPIHNTFASGGSDGFISIWDHNAKKRMKLYPKYPAPISALAFSPDGTKLAIGASYEHDNAVTKPEEQAIVMVLIKNTVMDDCKPKAKA, from the exons ATGTCCTCAG ACCAAGTGCTCCAGCCACCGGTAGACGGCATCTCATCCATCGCCTTCTCCCCCGACTCATCGCATCTCTTGGTCTCGTCTTGGGACGGT ACAATACAACTTCATGATCTGTCAGGACATCCTCAACCACCTAAAAT ATTCACCCACCCTGCAGCCGTTTTGACGGCCTGTTTCGGGTCTACAACCAATGTAGGATTCTCTGCTGGATTGGATAAACGGATTCGAAG GTGGGATTTTGATACTGGTCTTGTCCAAGTATTGGGCAAGCACGATGATGCTGTCCAAAGTATCGTTTGGTGTCCTCAATACA ATGTGTTGATCTCTGCATCTTGGGACTCTACCATCAAAGTATGGGACCC TTCATCTGATACACCTCTGAAATCCACTCAACCTCTCCCCGCCCGAGCTTATAATCTCGCCTAtgcgccttcttcatctcgtcttctcgTCTCCATGGCCCATCGACACGTCTATGTCTACGACGTTGCAAAACTTGCGGTTGCGACTGACAAAATCCCAGCGAGccaggagagggagagtgCCTTGAAGTTTATGACAAGAAGTATTGCCACCATGGCCGATGGCAAAG GCTGGGCATCTGGGTCTTTGGAAGGCAGGATCGCGGTAGAGTATATTGATCCTGCGGACCAAGGATCAAAGTATGCTTTCCGAGCGCATCGACAAAATGTAGATGGTACGGATTGCGTCTTTCCTATCAATGCTTTAGCCTACCACCCCAT ACACAATACGTTTGCTTCCGGTGGCTCTGACGGTTTCATTTCCATTTGGGACCATAACGCCAAGAAACGAATGAAGCTCTACCCCAAGTACCCTGCGCCCATCTCTGCGTTGGCGTTTAGTCCCGATGGGACCAAGTTGGCTATTGGAGCGAGTTATGAGCACGATAATGCGGTCACCAAGCCAGAAGAGCAGGCGATAGTGATGGTGTTGATCAAGAACACTGTGATGGACGATTGCAAG CCCAAGGCCAAGGCGTGA